The sequence CGCCATTTTGCTGAAGCATACCGGGCATCCGCTGGAGAAAATTGAGCAAGACACGGACCGCGATCGGTTCATGTCGTCACAGGAAGCATTGGAATACCGGCTGATCGATCAGGTGATTGAACACATGGAAGTGAAGGCACCGGTTTGAAAGCAGAATGACGAATCACCAAGCACCAATGACCAACCCCGCGAGTGCTAAGTTTGGTCATTGAGATTTGGTCATTGGTCATTTTCCCATTTCCGCATTCGCGGACAACAAAACTTATCGACCTCCGCTCGAATGAATCGGGCGGCGTCCGTTTATTCGCATGAGGCGATTTATGAAGACGGGCTATTTTCGGCACGTTGTTACCCTAAGCGTGTTGGCGTTGCTGCTGCCAGCTAGCGGTTGTTTTTCCAATTACAAAAACCGCGTGAATCAACAACTTTGGGAGCGCGAACTGCGCTTGCAGGAAGATTGCATTTACCGCTTACGCTGGGAACTAGAGGACAAACAGCGCGAGTTGGATGAAGCAAATGCGCGGGCGAATTCGCTTAACAAGCAGACTGACATTTTGCGAGGCAACAACAGCAGCGGGCCCGATTTGGGGCCGCCGCCGCCCTTTACGCCATCGCCCGGCCGCGGGACAGAGACCCCGGGATTGCCACCGGCCCCGCCTTCCATGCCGGAAGTGCAGCCTGGAAAGCCCTTCACGCCCAGCTCTTCCAGCACGCGTGAAAGCAATTCCAGTGTTGCCGGAAACGTTCAGCCAGAGCCCACAACGGCTGACGCGGCGGTCCAACAGGCTGGCGATACTATGTTGGACCCTGCGGTCAAGCAGGCCGATTACACGGCGGCGGAACCCATGGCCAAGCGAGCCAGCTATTCCACACCTGGCGGCAGCGAGGCGCGGCCTATGGAGCGGCTGAACCCCGACACGGAAGTCGAGAGCATCGAACTGAACGATGGCTTAACGGGCGAAATGAACAGTACCGGACAAGCCGGCGGGGGATACTTGAATGTGGTTATCCAGCAGCGCGATTCCCACGGCAAGCGGGTGTTGGCACCCGGCGACGTGTCGATTGTGGTGGTCGATCCGGCATTGGAAGGCTCGGCGGCCCGCATTGCGCGGTGGGATTTCGATGCGGATGCAGTGCCGCAGCATGTGCGGCGGAATCACGACGGCGCTTCGCTGCAATTCGAACTGCCATGGCAGACTCCGCCTGCACACAGCGATTTGCGGGTGTTTGTGCGGTTCACGACGTTTGATGGGCGGCGTTTGGAAGCGAATTTGCCCATCGACGTGCAAGTGGCTGGCGGCGATTCCGGCCCGCGCGATTGGAAAAAATCCACGGCTTCATCATCGCCGCGATCGGCTGCTGATGCCTTTGCCGATGCTGATCCGCAAGCGGCAGCCGGGGCAGATCGTCACGATAGTGTGTATCAGCCTGACGATGGCGACGCCGGCCCTGCTTTAACCGCAGCGCCGCTGGCCAGTCAGCCGACGCCCGCTGCCACGCCGTCAGGCGCCTCAAACGATAAACCGTTGCTGGACGCCTCGCGCCGCCCGGTGTGGTCGCCGTATCGGTAATCAGCTTCTAGAGCTTAATTTCTCTTTGGTTTGCGCCTGGACCACCATGGCGAATGATGATTCGAGCGCCCTGACATAGCGGATAATTCCGTAGCGTCAACTCGATTCCT comes from Pirellulales bacterium and encodes:
- a CDS encoding ATP-dependent Clp protease proteolytic subunit → AILLKHTGHPLEKIEQDTDRDRFMSSQEALEYRLIDQVIEHMEVKAPV